From Planktothrix serta PCC 8927:
TCCAAAAACAATATCAATAATCTCTTGTTTTTCAGCAATTATTTCAGGGACGCTTAAAGCCAGAGCAATCGAAACAGAACCTCTTAATCCCCCCCACCATAAAATCGTTTGTTCTTGAAATGTCACCGTACTATTGCCGATAATATTATTTAAAGCACTCAATCCGAAAATTCCAATAAACCGAGTAGCTAAAGCCGCAGCAACGGCAATAAAAATCAAAGGGAGATGACTCCCTAAACTGGCAAATTGAGTTTGATCTCCAATTAATAGAAAGATCATGGAATTGACAAAAAATGCAATAAACTCCCAAAATTCTGTGACGATTAAGCGAGTTCTAGGATTCATCCCAATTCTTGAACCCCAATTGCCTAAAATGATGCCAACAATTACCACAGAAATGACACCAGAACCTCCTAATTCTTCTGTAATGAGATAGGTTCCATAGGCAGAAACTAAGGTTAAAGATTGTTCAACAAATGGGAGATCAAACCGTTGGGTAATAAAAGAAACTCCAAATCCAATCAGACATCCAACTCCTGCCCCAATTCCGACTACGGTTAAGAACTGTCCCAAAGCTTCCGAAATAGAAAAGGAATTCATTCCTAAAGGAATTCCTACCAATAAGATAAAGGCAACAACCGCGACTCCATCATTAAATAAGCTTTCTCCCTCCATTAAAACCGTTAATTTTTTACTAGCTCCTAATTCTTTAAATAAGGCAATCACAGAAACGGGATCAGTTGCAGCTAAAGCGGCTCCTACTAATAAAGCAATGGGTAAGGTTAAACCCGCCCATTGATACAAAGAAAAGCCAATCCCGACGATAGAAATAACAACTCCAAAAATAGCAAATAAAGTAATCAGTAACCAGTTCGACTTTAAATTTCGCCAAGATAAATTCCAAGCGGCTTCAAACAATAACGGGGGAAGAAAAATTTCTAAAATTAATTGGGGAGAAAGGTTAACTAACCGAACATCTACAAATGCTAACCCCATTCCTACAATAACTAATAATAATGTATAGGGGATTTTGCGAAATATAGCCCAAGAACGCGACAGTGCAGCTACCGTTAAAGAAACGGAAAGAACCAATAGAAAACGCTCTAGGTTGTTGGTAATAATTTCAGGATTTGCTACGTCTAAACTCATATTTTTTAAACTCCTTCAATTTCAGATAAGTTAACAACTTCTGCTCATGCTCGTATATTATCCTGCTTACGGATAACTTGAGCCACGTTCTCTCTCTAGCAATGTTATATGAAATCCTAAAATTTATACTACAGATAATCTCCTAAACCCCCTGTAGAGACGTTGCATGCAACGTCTCTACAGGGGACAGATGCGTAGCAAACATTTAAAGATTTCATATTATTTTCATCCTTCTACAGTAGCCTAATCTTGAAAAGTGTCAATCCCCATCAAAACTGTTAAAATGATAGAGAATCAAGAACCAAAGCCAGTCATTGAACTTTGGGTATGGGTTCAAGGATATAAAATTTAGCTATTTTTTGACTGATGAATATTAAAATAACTAGCCAAAACTATACTGCTCAAGTTAAAAACGTCATTGATACCTTAAACCAAGATTTACCCCTTTTATTTAACCAAGATATTTCCTATGATATTTATACCCCGGATATAGAGTTTATTGATCCGGTGAATCGGTTTAAAGGTAAGTTTAATTATCGGATTGTTTTTTGGACGTTACGGTTTCACGGTCAGTTATTTTTTACCGAACTCTATTTTGATTTACATGATGTTCAACAAACAGCCTCAGATATTATTACTGCTAACTGGACAGTTCGGGGAACTCTGCGTTTACCTTGGAAACCTCAATTATTTTTTAATGGCTATTCTACCTATAAGCTTACTTCTGAAGGCTTAATTTATTATCATCAAGATACTTGGGATAGATCTCCTCAAGCCATTTTAAAACAATTCATAAGCTCGTAATTCTGATCAAAGGTCGAAAAACCCGTTCTCAACGTTCGGTTTTACGCACTATAACAAGTTTAAAAAGATTCGTTACAGTAAAAAATAAGTACAGAAAACAATACAAAATTAAATTATTTGATCAGACTATGACAAATCCTGTATCTCACCGTCAATTATCTGGAAGTAACGTATTATGGCAATATGTTCAATCAATGGAACCGGAAACTATTGCTAAACTGTCTCAACCGGAACCAGAAGTTGCTCAAATTATGGAAAATAGCTTAATGCAAATGTTAGGCGGTTTACCTTCAGAACATTTTGATGTTGCTATTACCACCAACCGTGAGGATTTAGGTCGTCTTTTAGCATCCGCAATGATGAATGGTTATTTTCTCTACAATGCTAAACAACGCCTTGAGTTTGAAAAGTCCTTATCTCATGCTTCAGAGGCTTGATTTTTACCAAAATTTTGCTAAAGTTAAAAGTAGAAACCGAGTTTCTAACCTTTTTTAAGGGGATAAAATCCAGATTTTAGGTTCAGAAACCCGGTTAATTAGCTTGTTTTTGTAAGTATTGACCAATGCTTAACAGTTCCTTCCATACCAATTGGTGTGGGAGGAAAAGTCTATTACAATTTAATTTTATTAATATTTACCTGTGAACAATTCTACTCAATCTGAGCCCTTAATAATTTCCCAGGAGCCTTCTCTTCTTTTGTGTTCGGAATGGCTTTTACCTAGTCAGAAAAAACAGGCTTTTCAGCAAGTGTTAGAAAATCATACGGGAGAACGTCAATTAATTATTATACAAGATTTTCCCGATCCTGATGCCTTATCTTCTGCTTGGGCTTATCAATTAATTGCTCAACAATATAATATTGAATCTGATATTGTCTATGGGGGAACTCTCAGCCAT
This genomic window contains:
- a CDS encoding cation:proton antiporter — encoded protein: MSLDVANPEIITNNLERFLLVLSVSLTVAALSRSWAIFRKIPYTLLLVIVGMGLAFVDVRLVNLSPQLILEIFLPPLLFEAAWNLSWRNLKSNWLLITLFAIFGVVISIVGIGFSLYQWAGLTLPIALLVGAALAATDPVSVIALFKELGASKKLTVLMEGESLFNDGVAVVAFILLVGIPLGMNSFSISEALGQFLTVVGIGAGVGCLIGFGVSFITQRFDLPFVEQSLTLVSAYGTYLITEELGGSGVISVVIVGIILGNWGSRIGMNPRTRLIVTEFWEFIAFFVNSMIFLLIGDQTQFASLGSHLPLIFIAVAAALATRFIGIFGLSALNNIIGNSTVTFQEQTILWWGGLRGSVSIALALSVPEIIAEKQEIIDIVFGMVLFTLLVQGLSIQVLMKGLKLIGDQPMRQEYSQLVARQIALQRVLKYLDNSDRFPDLDSEFYRYKKQLVEGELKSVKQKFHQLLNEYPQLQEVAREEFEETLLEIEADTYAELIRLGRLNENLAPVLIEVVREE
- a CDS encoding DUF2358 domain-containing protein, whose product is MNIKITSQNYTAQVKNVIDTLNQDLPLLFNQDISYDIYTPDIEFIDPVNRFKGKFNYRIVFWTLRFHGQLFFTELYFDLHDVQQTASDIITANWTVRGTLRLPWKPQLFFNGYSTYKLTSEGLIYYHQDTWDRSPQAILKQFISS
- a CDS encoding DUF760 domain-containing protein, whose amino-acid sequence is MTNPVSHRQLSGSNVLWQYVQSMEPETIAKLSQPEPEVAQIMENSLMQMLGGLPSEHFDVAITTNREDLGRLLASAMMNGYFLYNAKQRLEFEKSLSHASEA